The stretch of DNA CGGCGTCGGCCTGCGCGAACAGGTCCTTGGCCTGGGCCAGCAGGGCGGCGGCGCCGCTCTTGGCCGGCGGCGTGGTGGGCGCGGAGGGCGTGGTGGAGCCGGTGGGCGACGGACTGGCCGAGTCGCTGGGCGAGGGGGTCGACGAGCCCGGCGTACCGCCGCCCGGGCTCGTGGTGGTGCTGCCCTCTCCCCCGTTCTTCAGTGCGTCGGTGAGCGCATCGCCCAGGGTCGGGCCGTAGCCGAGCTGGCCGTCGTAGGAGACCAGCACGTAGGCGAGCACGGGGTAGGAGGAGGGTGACCCGGTGGCCTGCACGGCGTACACCGGCTGCACGTACAGCAATCCCGTCCCGGTCAGCGGCACCGTGAGCAGGTTCCCGTAGACCGCCGAGCTGCCGCTGCGCGCGAAGGCGCCGATCACCTCGGCGATCTTGGTGTTGTTGCGGAACGCGTTGTACACCTGCGCCGGCCCGCTGGCGTTCTGGTCGAAGCCGGTGAGCAGGGTGATCTTCCCGTAGTCGGACGCCGTCGCATCCGAGTCGACCGTCATGATCGCCGCCAGGTTGCTGCGGCTGTCGGGCACGAACGTCGAGGTCATCGCCCAGGTCTTCTTGCCGTCCGAGGAGTCCAGGAACATCCGCGCCGGCGTCTGCAGGTGGCCCGCGACCGACGGCGACTCCGGCACCTGCCAGCGGTCCGAACCGCGCAGGAAGTCGGTGGCGTTGGTGACGTGGTAGCGCGCCAGCTGGTAGCGCTGCACCTTGTAGAGGTAGTCCGGGTAGCGCAGGTGCGGCAGCAGGTCGGCCGGGATGTCCTTCTTCGGCTTCACCACCCCGGGGAACGCCGACTCCCACGCCTTGAGGATCGGGTCGGGGTCCCACTCGTAGAGCGTGACGGTGCCGTCGTAGGCGTCCACCGTCGCCTTGACCGAGTTGCGCATGTAGTTGATGTCGTCGTTGGGCAACGCGCGCAACCCCGGCGTGGCCTGGGTGGCGTCATCGGTCATCGTGCGCAGCGACTCGCGCTCGGACTCCGGGTACTCGTCGGTGGTGGTGTAGCCGTCGACCACCCACTCGATCCGGCCGCCGGTCACCACCGGATAGGGGTTGCTGTCCAGCGTCAGCCAGGGCGCGACCTTGTGCACAGCCGTCTTCGGGTCGCGGTTGTAGAGCACCTTGGACTGGTCGTTGACCCGCTCGCTGAGCAGGAAGCTCGCCGAGCCGAACTTCACCGCGTAGAGCAGCTGCCGGAACGTCGAGTCGATCGCCACCCCGCCCTTGCCGTCGTACGTCGTGGTGGTGGCGTTGTCCGAGCCGTTGCTGCCCAGATCGAGCTCCACCGACGAGGCACCCTTCGGCCGCCCGACGACCGAGTAGTTCGGGCTGTGCTCGCCGTAGTAGATCCGGTCCTCGATGGGGCCGCCGCTGAGGTCGTCGACGTCGCTGTTCTGCGCCCACTGCACGTCGCGGCCCTCGGTGGTGTCGGACTTGTCGCGCTGGTTGGCGTAGGCGGCGATCACGCCGTCGCTGTGGGTGTAGACGGTGTGCAGGTTGGTCCAGTTGCGGTCGCTGCCGGTGATGCCGGCGTCCTTGACCTCGCGCACCCCCAGCACCACCGCCCGGTCCTGACCGTCGACGGTGTAGCGATCCACGTCCAACGGGTTCGTCACCTGGTAGTAGGACTTCACCTGCTGGGTCTGCTCGAACTGCGGTTGCAGCGCGACCGGGTCCGCTACCGGCAGCGAGGAGGCCTGCTCGTCCAGTGCGGAGGCGCTGGCCTTCGAGGCGTCGGCCGTGTCCGGGTAGTTCTGCTGCGCGACGTTGGCGTCGTCGATCGCGTACGCCGTCCGCGTCGCGGCGATGTTGGCCGCGACGTAGGACCGCTCCTTGTCCGAGCGGGACGGGTTGACCTGGAACCCCTGCACGATGGCCGGCCAGATCAGTCCGAGCAGCACCGAGGAGAGCACCAGCAGTGCCAGGCCGATGGCGGGCAGCTCCCAGGTGCGGCGCCAGATGTTGACGAAGAGAAGCACGGCACAGATCAGCGCGATGCCGCTCAGGATGTTCTTGGCGGGCAGCACCGCGTGGTCGTCGGTGAAGCCGATCCCGGTGAACAGCGGCCCGTTGCTGTGCACCAGGTCGTAGCGGTCGAGCCAGTAGTCGAGGCCCTTGAGCAGCACGAACGCGCCGAGGAGCACCGACACGTGGGCCTGGGCGGCAGCGGTCATCCGCTGACCACCGCCCTGCAGGCGGATGCCGCCGTACAGGTAGTGCACGACCACCGCCGCCACCAGGCCGAGCGCGGTGGCGGTCAGGGCGAAGTCGACCAGGTAGTGCCACCAGGGCAGGTCGAAGACGTAGAACCCGACGTCCTTGTGGAAGTGCGGGTCCTTCTGGCCGAAGGAGCCGCCGTGCCGCCACAGCAGGTACAGCCGCCAGCGGCCCGCTCCGGAGACGCCGGCGAAGATGCCGCTCAGCACGCTGACCCCGACCAGCAGCCAGGTGCGGATCGGCGTGACAGCGTCCCGGTAGCGCGTCAGGCTGCTGTGCTCCTCGGCGGGGCTGAAGAACGGCCGCGCGCGGAAGGCGAGCACCATCGAGCCGCCGATCGCCAGCGCCATCAGCAGGCCGAAGACGGCGAACAGCCCGACCTTGGTCCAGAACAGCGTGGTGAAGACGTGGCCGGCGTGGACCGAGTCGTACCAGAGGTGGTCGGTGTAGAACGCCGCGAACCGGTTGACCAGCACGATGAGGAGCACCAGCACCAGCGCAGAGGCGGTGAACACCCGCAGGCGGCTTGAGGACCGCGGGGCACCGACGGGGTCGTCGTCGTACAGCTCGCTCATGCGGGGCCCCCGTTCGGAGCCGGGCACGGCGAGCATCCGGCGGGGGTGCTCACGCGTCGCTCTCCAGCGTCGAGGCCAGCAGCTGGGTCAGCTGCGGCACCAGGTCCGCGCCCGCGGCGACCGAGGCGGCGTCGTCGTGCGAGCGCAGCCGCAGCGCACTGTAGGTGGCACCCGCGCGGGTGACCCCGGCGGTGATGCGCACCTCTTGCCGGGCCGGGTGGCTGGCCGCGAACGCGGCCGCAGCGGCCGGATCCTCGGGGATCTCCCCGCTCGCGTCCGGCGGAAGGACCAGACGCTCGACCACGGCGGCGCAGCCGACCACGCCCTCGGGCCACACCAAAGTGGGCAGGACGTCCTCGAGCTGGACCTCCGGGGCGAGCTGGTCCTGCTCGATCGGGGTCAACGAGCCCTGCGCCGAGGCCTCGTCCAGCCCCATCAGCGACGCCAGCGCCGGCT from Nocardioides sp. BP30 encodes:
- a CDS encoding UPF0182 family membrane protein — protein: MSELYDDDPVGAPRSSSRLRVFTASALVLVLLIVLVNRFAAFYTDHLWYDSVHAGHVFTTLFWTKVGLFAVFGLLMALAIGGSMVLAFRARPFFSPAEEHSSLTRYRDAVTPIRTWLLVGVSVLSGIFAGVSGAGRWRLYLLWRHGGSFGQKDPHFHKDVGFYVFDLPWWHYLVDFALTATALGLVAAVVVHYLYGGIRLQGGGQRMTAAAQAHVSVLLGAFVLLKGLDYWLDRYDLVHSNGPLFTGIGFTDDHAVLPAKNILSGIALICAVLLFVNIWRRTWELPAIGLALLVLSSVLLGLIWPAIVQGFQVNPSRSDKERSYVAANIAATRTAYAIDDANVAQQNYPDTADASKASASALDEQASSLPVADPVALQPQFEQTQQVKSYYQVTNPLDVDRYTVDGQDRAVVLGVREVKDAGITGSDRNWTNLHTVYTHSDGVIAAYANQRDKSDTTEGRDVQWAQNSDVDDLSGGPIEDRIYYGEHSPNYSVVGRPKGASSVELDLGSNGSDNATTTTYDGKGGVAIDSTFRQLLYAVKFGSASFLLSERVNDQSKVLYNRDPKTAVHKVAPWLTLDSNPYPVVTGGRIEWVVDGYTTTDEYPESERESLRTMTDDATQATPGLRALPNDDINYMRNSVKATVDAYDGTVTLYEWDPDPILKAWESAFPGVVKPKKDIPADLLPHLRYPDYLYKVQRYQLARYHVTNATDFLRGSDRWQVPESPSVAGHLQTPARMFLDSSDGKKTWAMTSTFVPDSRSNLAAIMTVDSDATASDYGKITLLTGFDQNASGPAQVYNAFRNNTKIAEVIGAFARSGSSAVYGNLLTVPLTGTGLLYVQPVYAVQATGSPSSYPVLAYVLVSYDGQLGYGPTLGDALTDALKNGGEGSTTTSPGGGTPGSSTPSPSDSASPSPTGSTTPSAPTTPPAKSGAAALLAQAKDLFAQADAAGKAGKFTQREKLIKQAEKLVSQAAEKLSGS
- a CDS encoding PPA1309 family protein, with the translated sequence MSEYDEQRDNELEGLDGFTGELDDDLDTDPALAAAVLEIEEHAAGEGWDRPARLYALVDTAALVAQEPALASLMGLDEASAQGSLTPIEQDQLAPEVQLEDVLPTLVWPEGVVGCAAVVERLVLPPDASGEIPEDPAAAAAFAASHPARQEVRITAGVTRAGATYSALRLRSHDDAASVAAGADLVPQLTQLLASTLESDA